The Nitrogeniibacter aestuarii genome has a window encoding:
- a CDS encoding phospholipase D-like domain-containing protein, with translation MKPDAGLEDILAHLRVSAEDLRLSTDERRRFDALLGQARPNEEGLRRLRNAAFELVRDRIKGAEDPVALVGWLERVAKAIDVARMPTTRAVETRAWFSPGDACRNGVIHQLKTAREQVCICVFTISDDRIAEAILAAHLRGVDVRILTDNDKQFDAGSDVDRLRRSGLRIAEDRSPAHMHHKFALYDRAVLHTGSFNWTRSASSDNEENLLQTGDPVAVRAFTDRFESLWRRYAEPA, from the coding sequence ATGAAGCCGGATGCAGGCCTTGAAGACATATTGGCCCATTTGCGCGTCAGTGCGGAGGATCTGCGGCTGAGCACCGACGAGCGGCGTCGGTTCGACGCCTTGCTGGGGCAGGCGCGTCCGAATGAAGAGGGCCTTCGCCGGCTGCGCAATGCCGCTTTTGAACTGGTTCGCGATCGCATCAAGGGCGCGGAGGACCCGGTCGCGCTGGTGGGCTGGCTGGAGCGGGTGGCCAAGGCCATCGACGTGGCCCGCATGCCAACGACCCGTGCGGTCGAGACCCGCGCCTGGTTCAGTCCGGGCGATGCCTGCCGCAACGGCGTGATCCATCAACTGAAGACGGCACGTGAGCAGGTGTGCATCTGCGTGTTCACCATTTCGGATGACCGGATTGCCGAGGCGATTCTCGCGGCCCATCTGCGTGGAGTCGATGTGCGCATTCTCACCGACAATGACAAGCAATTCGACGCGGGCAGCGATGTCGATCGGCTTCGCCGCTCGGGCTTGCGCATCGCGGAGGACCGCAGTCCGGCGCACATGCATCACAAGTTCGCACTCTACGATCGCGCCGTCCTGCACACCGGCAGTTTCAACTGGACGCGCAGCGCAAGCAGTGACAATGAGGAGAATCTGCTGCAAACGGGCGATCCGGTTGCCGTACGGGCCTTTACCGATCGCTTCGAATCCTTGTGGCGACGTTACGCCGAGCCCGCATGA
- a CDS encoding alpha/beta hydrolase: MFGSLRPFLLLTSLAVASIWPPMAQSADAPTAESPAQASDEVMQDDREDAGGTCAEWVRRVKLLERFRDKQASPEPSIADVPYGPHPLQTFDVYRPVAAESGSASPIIVMVHGGGWCVGDKGAPGVTNLKVERWVGRGFVLISLNYPMVSDGSNALAQARDVALALAHIQANARRWGGDPDRLILMGHSAGAHLVSLVNADSTLREAAGARRPLGTISLDAGAIDVPMQMPRVYRFLETRYREAFGETREEWLAASPYHRLDRQASPWLGVCSTRRRDDPCEQAKRYAEKSLELGVAAEVLPQSRSHAKINEQLGEPGAYTRAVERFMGSLDPVVAQRLKGR; encoded by the coding sequence ATGTTCGGAAGCCTCCGGCCTTTCCTGCTTTTGACTTCACTCGCCGTCGCCTCGATATGGCCGCCGATGGCGCAGTCGGCCGACGCGCCGACGGCTGAATCGCCAGCGCAGGCAAGTGATGAAGTGATGCAAGATGACCGGGAGGACGCGGGGGGCACCTGCGCCGAATGGGTCAGGCGCGTGAAGCTGCTCGAACGCTTCCGCGACAAGCAGGCCAGCCCCGAGCCGAGCATTGCAGACGTGCCTTACGGCCCTCACCCGCTGCAGACCTTCGATGTCTATCGCCCCGTCGCCGCGGAATCGGGCAGCGCCTCGCCCATCATCGTCATGGTGCATGGCGGCGGATGGTGCGTGGGCGACAAGGGCGCGCCGGGGGTGACGAATCTCAAGGTCGAACGCTGGGTCGGCAGGGGCTTCGTACTCATTTCCCTCAACTACCCCATGGTCAGCGATGGCAGCAACGCGCTGGCACAAGCCCGCGATGTGGCACTGGCGCTGGCGCACATTCAGGCCAATGCCCGGCGGTGGGGCGGTGATCCCGACAGGCTCATTCTCATGGGGCACTCGGCCGGCGCACACCTGGTGTCGCTGGTGAACGCCGACAGCACCTTGCGCGAGGCCGCTGGCGCCCGCCGCCCTCTGGGCACCATCTCGCTCGATGCCGGTGCCATCGACGTGCCCATGCAGATGCCCCGGGTCTATCGCTTTCTCGAAACCCGCTATCGGGAGGCATTCGGCGAGACGCGTGAAGAGTGGCTGGCGGCCTCACCCTACCATCGTCTCGACAGGCAGGCCTCGCCATGGCTGGGCGTGTGCTCGACCCGGCGCCGTGACGACCCGTGCGAGCAGGCGAAGCGCTATGCCGAAAAAAGCCTTGAACTGGGTGTGGCCGCCGAGGTGCTGCCGCAATCGCGCAGCCACGCCAAGATCAATGAGCAACTGGGCGAGCCCGGCGCCTACACGCGCGCGGTGGAGCGATTCATGGGGTCGCTCGATCCGGTCGTTGCGCAGCGTCTGAAGGGACGCTGA
- a CDS encoding glycine zipper 2TM domain-containing protein, protein MKTPSKFIVIGAIALATSACSTWEGMSAREKSTVGGAAVGGAVGAAVSNGSVLGTVGGAAIGGVVGDQIEKNK, encoded by the coding sequence ATGAAGACCCCGAGCAAATTCATTGTGATTGGTGCCATCGCTCTGGCCACGAGTGCCTGTTCAACTTGGGAAGGCATGTCGGCTCGTGAGAAGAGCACGGTGGGCGGTGCTGCCGTTGGCGGCGCCGTGGGTGCCGCCGTGTCGAACGGCAGCGTGCTGGGGACGGTCGGTGGTGCCGCCATCGGCGGTGTCGTTGGTGACCAGATCGAGAAGAACAAGTAG